One window from the genome of Sesamum indicum cultivar Zhongzhi No. 13 linkage group LG15, S_indicum_v1.0, whole genome shotgun sequence encodes:
- the LOC105178258 gene encoding mitochondrial uncoupling protein 5-like translates to MGLKGFVEGGVASIVAGCSTHPLDLIKVRMQLQCEPAVPALRPALAFHTAASHHIHLPPPRVGPVSVGLRIIQQDGAAALFSGVSATVLRQTLYSTTRMGLYDILKTKWTDPNTNSMPLMRKITAGLIAGGVGAAVGNPADVAMVRMQADGRLPPAQRRNYKSVVDAITQMSKNEGIGSLWRGSSLTVNRAMLVTASQLASYDQFKEMILERDLMKDGLGTHVTASFAAGFVAAVASNPVDVIKTRVMNMKVETGMAAPYSGAVDCAMKTIKAEGPMALYKGFIPTISRQGPFTIVLFVTLEQVRKLFKDF, encoded by the coding sequence ATGGGTTTGAAGGGATTTGTTGAAGGAGGCGTTGCTTCCATTGTTGCCGGCTGCAGTACCCACCcccttgatttaatcaaagtCCGGATGCAGCTTCAGTGCGAGCCTGCTGTTCCAGCTCTCCGCCCTGCTCTCGCCTTCCACACCGCCGCTTCCCACCACATCCACCTCCCTCCTCCCCGCGTCGGACCCGTCTCTGTTGGGCTACGGATCATCCAGCAGGACGGCGCCGCTGCTCTCTTCTCTGGCGTCTCCGCCACCGTCCTCCGCCAGACCCTCTACTCCACCACCAGAATGGGTCTCTACGACATCCTCAAGACGAAATGGACGGATCCCAACACAAATAGCATGCCGTTAATGAGAAAAATTACCGCGGGACTCATCGCCGGAGGCGTCGGCGCCGCCGTGGGGAACCCCGCGGACGTGGCGATGGTCCGGATGCAGGCCGACGGCCGTCTCCCCCCGGCTCAGCGTCGCAACTACAAGAGCGTGGTGGACGCAATTACTCAGATGAGCAAGAACGAGGGGATCGGTAGCCTGTGGCGTGGGTCGTCCCTTACAGTGAACCGAGCGATGCTGGTGACGGCGTCGCAGCTGGCATCCTACGACCAGTTCAAGGAGATGATTCTGGAGAGGGATCTGATGAAGGACGGACTGGGGACCCACGTCACGGCCAGCTTCGCAGCGGGGTTCGTGGCGGCGGTGGCGTCGAACCCGGTGGACGTGATCAAGACAAGAGTGATGAACATGAAGGTGGAGACTGGGATGGCGGCGCCGTACAGTGGGGCGGTGGACTGCGCGATGAAGACGATTAAGGCAGAGGGGCCAATGGCGCTTTATAAGGGATTCATTCCCACGATATCAAGACAGGGACCATTCACTATCGTGCTCTTCGTCACATTGGAACAAGTCCGCAAATTGTTCAAGGATTTCTGA